In Acidicapsa ligni, a single window of DNA contains:
- the rpsP gene encoding 30S ribosomal protein S16, whose product MIRLARFGATKKPFYRIVVIEKDRARNGRSIEVVGTYDPRKNPAAVSLEHDRIKYWISVGAQFSDRVAKLVAKNPAAAPAETVAA is encoded by the coding sequence ATGATTCGTCTGGCGCGTTTTGGCGCTACCAAGAAGCCGTTTTACCGTATCGTCGTGATCGAAAAGGATCGCGCCCGCAATGGCCGCTCCATCGAAGTCGTAGGCACTTACGATCCCCGCAAAAACCCAGCAGCGGTTTCGCTGGAACATGACCGGATTAAGTACTGGATCAGCGTTGGCGCGCAGTTCTCGGATCGCGTTGCCAAGCTGGTCGCGAAGAATCCCGCAGCCGCTCCGGCTGAAACGGTAGCTGCCTAG
- a CDS encoding KH domain-containing protein, translating into MTQLDMVAVDELVRQIARALVDEPGAVEVESVSRDENTVLRLKVAPQDVGKVIGKQGRTARSVRTILGAVSMKLHHRYTLDILEED; encoded by the coding sequence ATGACCCAATTGGATATGGTCGCAGTGGATGAGCTGGTTCGCCAGATTGCGCGCGCGTTAGTAGATGAACCGGGCGCTGTGGAAGTGGAATCGGTAAGCAGGGACGAAAACACTGTCCTGAGGCTCAAGGTAGCTCCGCAGGACGTGGGCAAAGTGATTGGCAAACAGGGGCGGACGGCGCGCTCGGTGCGCACGATTCTGGGCGCGGTGAGCATGAAGCTGCACCACCGTTACACGCTGGACATCCTCGAAGAGGACTAG
- the rimM gene encoding ribosome maturation factor RimM (Essential for efficient processing of 16S rRNA) encodes MMAEQLPDLQAWVWLARIRKVQGRKGEVLAEILTDFPEKFAERKQVWLLTAAGTDREAAREITLNSHWLHKSGHTGDVVLHFAGIDSINDAEKLRDLVVAVPRTERVPLGEDEVYVGDLMGCSLVDVAHDPAQIVGEIEGVDRDAGPVSLLVIKGVGNGDEILVPFAKAYLRKIDLEKKRVEMALPDRLVDVQVPNADKNVSEDVSEDLDAV; translated from the coding sequence ATGATGGCGGAGCAGTTGCCTGATTTACAGGCTTGGGTTTGGCTGGCGCGCATTCGCAAGGTGCAGGGTCGCAAGGGCGAAGTGCTGGCCGAGATTCTGACTGATTTTCCTGAAAAATTTGCAGAGCGCAAACAGGTCTGGCTGCTGACTGCCGCTGGAACCGATCGGGAAGCCGCGCGTGAAATCACGCTCAATTCGCATTGGCTGCATAAGTCCGGACACACCGGAGATGTCGTGCTGCACTTTGCCGGCATTGATTCGATCAACGATGCGGAGAAGCTACGCGATCTGGTGGTCGCCGTCCCCAGAACCGAGCGCGTGCCACTGGGCGAGGACGAGGTTTATGTCGGCGACCTGATGGGCTGCTCTCTCGTGGATGTTGCGCATGATCCTGCGCAGATCGTCGGAGAGATCGAAGGCGTGGACCGCGATGCCGGGCCAGTTTCGCTGCTGGTGATAAAGGGTGTAGGCAACGGAGACGAAATCCTGGTGCCATTCGCCAAGGCTTATCTGCGAAAGATCGATCTGGAGAAAAAGCGGGTCGAGATGGCGCTGCCGGATAGGCTGGTTGACGTGCAGGTACCGAACGCAGACAAAAATGTTTCCGAGGATGTTTCCGAGGATCTCGATGCGGTTTGA